A single Zonotrichia albicollis isolate bZonAlb1 chromosome 28, bZonAlb1.hap1, whole genome shotgun sequence DNA region contains:
- the BCAS2 gene encoding pre-mRNA-splicing factor SPF27 has translation MSGPGLVAGDVVVDALPYFDQGYEAPGVREAAAALVEEETRRYRPTKNYLSYLPAHDYSAFETEIMRNEFERLAARQPLELLSMKRYELPAPSSGQKNDITAWQECVNNSMAQLEHQAVRIENLELMSQHGCNAWKVYNEHLVHMIEQAQKELQKLRKNIQDLNWQRKNMQLTAGAKLREMESTWVSLVSKNYEIERTIVQLENEISQIKQQHGEANKENIQQDFQ, from the exons ATGTCGGGCCCGGGGCTGGTGGCCGGCGATGTCGTGGTGGACGCGCTGCCCTACTTCGACCAGGGCTACGAGGCGCCGGGCGTGCGGGAGGCG GCCGCGGCGCTGGTGGAGGAGGAGACGCGGCGGTACCGGCCGACCAAGAACTACCTGAGCTACCTCCCCGCGCACGACTACAGCGCCTTCGAG ACCGAGATCATGCGGAACGAGTTCGAGCGCCTGGCGGCGcggcagcccctggagctgctcagtaTGAAGAG GTACGAGCTGCCCGCCCCCTCCTCGGGGCAGAAGAACGACATCACGGCGTGGCAGGAGTGTGTGAACAATTccatggcacagctggagcaccAGGCCGTGCGCATCGAGAACCTGGAGCTCATGTCCCAGCACGGCTGCAATGCCTGGAAGGTGTACAACGA GCACCTGGTTCATATGATAGAACAAGCCCAGAAAGAGCTTCAGAAATTGAG GAAAAACATTCAAGACCTGAACTGGCAGAGGAAGAACATGCAGCTCACAGCTGGGGCTAAGCTGAGAGAGATGGAATCCAC gTGGGTCTCTCTTGTCAGTAAAAATTATGAGATTGAACGAACCATTGTACAGctggaaaatgaaatttcacaaatcaaacagcagcatggggaGGCAAACAAGGAGAATATCCAGCAAGACTTTCAGTGA